Proteins encoded together in one Impatiens glandulifera chromosome 1, dImpGla2.1, whole genome shotgun sequence window:
- the LOC124919878 gene encoding secreted RxLR effector protein 161-like, with protein sequence MGSLIYAMVYTRRTCLKRIFRYLRGTSDISLSYCGDSQFLVSGYSDSDYTGDVDSRRSMTGYVFTLGGSVVSWKATLQPTVTLSTTEAEYMALTEATKEGI encoded by the exons ATGGGAAGCTTGATATATGCTATGGTCTACACTAGACGCACATGCT TGAAAAGGATTTTCCGCTACCTTAGGGGTACATCTGATATTAGTCTCAGTTATTGTGGTGATAGTCAGTTTCTAGTATCTGGTTACTCAGATTCTGACTATACTGGAGATGTAGACAGTAGAAGATCGATGACCGGTTATGTATTCACGCTTGGTGGTTCTGTTGTGAGTTGGAAGGCTACTCTGCAGCCGACAGTAACCttgtctactacagaggcaGAATATATGGCTTTGACAGAAGCTACTAAGGAGGGAATCTAG